From Theileria annulata chromosome 1, complete sequence, *** SEQUENCING IN PROGRESS ***, one genomic window encodes:
- a CDS encoding Tpr-related protein family member, putative (Tap349e08.q2ks7.cand.42 - score = 54.93;~11 probable transmembrane helices predicted for TA06970 by TMHMM2.0 at aa 20-42, 68-90, 110-132, 144-166, 170-192, 213-235, 268-290, 297-316, 354-376, 397-419 and 429-451) encodes MPDCPSTECEQAAHGKDKCPYLTAAYILAGLAMMLNIRLSYSSAPYALIRFKLPENLFSVFVRRMASALELWCLPSMLLGNIMDIGVKAAYDGSGTNTPTTTDKQVRFGAIIVPSIITQWLNFVTYVILLVVYRRGGDQGRLTTFYWVIAISGFVFGINMTLVYAADYNYVPVYIAGENSFPAITSFIHYLTTLMFGNRRKYNSDFIIVTVDIWVAIIISFVAAVVWTVAYGYYAGSDITTGDLKHIYAQGFFASPEVDLVSPAMMVIVGMGLVYAIYPGIAPGMIVPFYLIDKIEMVLLIATIFPPVIIAFLRRFKDQVGAIYSPTCKWGTDTLNTFTRKYKNSGDANNPVDAWHWHAFDLLIIIKISLSAIFIYSLHYKESNISRSIFNQPKMSTALSIVFYMCHEFLLAIGFAGVVGGNGGGDTVLIPQYIGALFMIFLAFYSEGYIIEYKSHDPARWPTEECGIYMDTTNCTLIFLL; translated from the coding sequence ATGCCAGATTGCCCATCAACTGAATGTGAGCAGGCCGCTCATGGTAAGGATAAATGTCCATATTTGACGGCCGCCTATATACTTGCTGGTCTTGCTATGATGCTTAATATTAGACTCTCATATAGTTCTGCTCCATATGCACTTATTAGATTCAAACTTCCTGAAAATCTCTTTAGTGTATTTGTTAGAAGAATGGCTAGCGCTTTGGAACTCTGGTGTCTACCAAGTATGCTCCTGGGTAACATAATGGACATAGGGGTTAAAGCAGCATACGACGGCAGCGGCACCAACACGCCCACAACCACTGACAAACAGGTTAGGTTCGGTGCTATTATAGTTCCTTCAATTATTACTCAGTGGTTAAACTTTGTAACCTATGTAATATTACTAGTTGTATATCGACGTGGTGGTGACCAAGGCCGTTTAACTACATTCTATTGGGTTATTGCAATATCTGGATTTGTGtttggtattaatatgACTTTGGTTTATGCTGCTGATTATAATTATGTGCCTGTGTATATCGCTGGTGAAAACTCATTTCCAGCCATCACCTCATTCATTCATTATCTTACAACACTGATGTTTGGTAATAGGAGAAAATACAATAGTGACTTTATAATTGTAACCGTGGATATTTGGGTAGCTATAATAATCTCATTCGTGGCAGCTGTGGTCTGGACCGTAGCATATGGATATTATGCTGGAAGTGATATTACTACTGGTGATCTGAAACACATCTATGCACAAGGGTTCTTCGCAAGCCCTGAGGTAGATCTCGTCTCACCTGCAATGATGGTTATTGTTGGTATGGGATTGGTCTATGCTATTTATCCTGGTATAGCACCCGGTATGATTGTACCATTCTATCTCattgataagattgaaATGGTACTCCTGATAGCCACAATATTCCCACCAGTAATAATCGCTTTCCTAAGAAGATTCAAAGATCAAGTTGGCGCTATATACTCACCAACGTGTAAATGGGGAACAGATACCCTAAATACCTTCACCAGAAAGTACAAGAACTCTGGTGATGCTAATAATCCTGTCGATGCTTGGCATTGGCATGCCTTTGATCTccttataattattaagatATCTCTTTCTGCtatctttatatattcGCTTCATTATAAAGAATCCAATATATCTAGGTCTATCTTTAACCAACCCAAAATGTCTACTGCACTCAgtattgtattttatatgtgtcaTGAATTCCTGTTGGCCATAGGTTTTGCAGGTGTAGTCGGTGGTAATGGTGGAGGTGACACGGTACTGATTCCACAATACATAGGAGCGCTATTTATGATATTTTTGGCCTTTTATTCAGAGGGATacattatagaatataaaagtcATGATCCAGCGAGGTGGCCTACAGAAGAATGTGGTATTTATATGGATACTACCAATTGTACCctgatttttttattatga
- a CDS encoding 1-phosphatidylinositol-4,5-bisphosphatephosphod ie sterase (Tap349e08.q2ks7.cand.41 - score = 47.16), whose protein sequence is MSKQINNQWISNLSAGCSNDSPAISEFLSEHLKRISLCDSLNLIFKGGYLRKWRRSSRLTLSDPKNGTKNLALPYINATPIYSSQSHGRSHELFFWVSKVCDTLFLRWQSRRKRSSESIFPLCAIKSIHRGDELTYFDHRDPFDGVSLKFIFVINGKVSLQLGAQSETDALLWISGLYFAARYARNEFSVHWITNSELFNSFLQSCKKNAKPGDCDFDTKALKRCLNDKYVGLLYMSNYDKIKAEDDDWLLPHNLAQFVEYLVTFGFVSRPENADVITSMVRRLLEFRNNINAGFVQMTSMIDSSAKPAHIIRVCIEHFDSLNVQYKVLKKDIQAIYPELTDQECEDMFYNIVRQCALRVILRTTTEKSDFIQQISPADYESFLRNIQSSDSNEVVANVIQIQSWLSPLSYIPDTPPEVRSGGCFRKVNVPRIPVRFLTVLGFNWSLTSYFNSICIPQDSDEICSVLSLKLTDFWVSSSHNTYLVGDQLGGSASASSIAEALLRGCRCIELDCQDGSEEPVLCHAWKNCHLTGSVTLREGLIAIKEAAFENNKLPVILSFEMNCSDDFKFKTFELVTQILGDELLTLDDDDPIDIVVRCELGSLLNKFIIKAKHKSSDSTFLGPGETAWQSLITLRGLDIDKLEDNKIDSIKRNSVFAISETKFLKMSKDQSLITALSERCFVRVYPSATRLASTNFCPLKPWSYGVQFAALNFQSYDRSMLINHGRFYNSFGYVPKFIYKNYSDDFVEPTESNTNIKNSDKINNDIMLTLHVLSGSQLPTSTGFQNQNYSSSFSNVLYSIGEQNMFLNKSNLNLQTFAKFKEKRKLKQAIKEGLELDEEESGDTTLFNVINKSAKTVLEYKQKVCPFVEVSVVGVDETTFTTKPVNFNTFNPVWSDSNPPFIFKIENPNQAIVLFYVKHYDNISSEIIGQAAFPVNRLRPGIRWVQLLDSKFMEIECSGLLVYVEMEPLHKDQ, encoded by the exons ATGTCGAAACAAATCAATAATCAATGGATTTCCAACTTATCAGCGGGATGCTCAAATGATAGTCCAGCTATAAGCGAATTCTTATCGGAACATTTAAAGCGAATTTCTTTATGCGATTCgctaaatttaatatttaaaggCGGATATCTACGGAAATGGCGTAGATCATCCCGTTTAACTCTATCAGACCCAAAAAACGGGACAAAAAACCTTGCTTTACCATATATAAATGCAACTCCCATTTACAGTTCACAGTCTCACGGAAGATCGCACGAGCTGTTCTTCTGGGTTTCAAAGGTGTGCGACACTCTTTTCCTTCGATGGCAGTCGCGAAGAAAACGTAGTAGCGAGAGTATCTTCCCGCTCTGTGCCATAAAAAGCATCCATAGAGGAGATGAACTGACCTACTTTGACCATCGTGACCCGTTTGACGGCGTGAGCCTTAAGTTcatatttgttattaacGGGAAGGTTTCACTACAATTGGGGGCACAGTCAGAAACTGATGCTCTTCTCTGGATCTCAGGACTGTATTTCGCGGCCAGATACGCACGCAATGAGTTTTCAGTGCACTGGATTACAAACTCAGAACTTTTCAATTCATTTCTTCAATCATGCAAGAAAAATGCAA aaCCCGGCGACTGTGACTTTGACACTAAAGCTTTGAAGCGTTGTCTAAACGATAAATACGTAGGGCTTTTGTACATGAGCAACTATGACAAAATCAAGGCCGAAGATGATGACTGGCTTCTACCTCACAATTTGGCTCAATTTGTCGAATATTTGGTGACTTTTGGATTTGTTTCTAGGCCTGAGAATGCCGACGTAATCACATCAATGGTACGACGTCTGCTTGAGTTCAGAAATAACATTAATGCCGGATTCGTCCAGATGACTTCAATGATTGACAGTAGCGCTAAGCCAGCTCACATCATACGCGTTTGTATTGAGCATTTTGATTCATTAAATGTACAATACAAAGTACTGAAAAAAGACATACAGGCCATTTACCCTGAACTCACAGATCAAGAATGCGAGGACATGTTCTACAATATAGTACGGCAATGCGCTCTCAGAGTAATACTGAGAACGACCACTGAGAAATCCGACTTTATTCAGCAGATTAGTCCAGCAGATTACGAGTCGTTTCTGCGGAACATTCAGTCATCAGATTCTAACGAGGTGGTTGCAAACGTAATTCAAATACAATCTTGGTTATCCCCTTTATCGTACATACCCGATACACCGCCCGAGGTAAGGTCAGGTGGCTGTTTCAGGAAAGTTAATGTTCCCAGAATTCCAGTAAGATTCCTAACAGTTTTAGGTTTTAACTGGTCACTCACCAGTTATTTTAACAGCATTTGTATACCCCAAGACAGTGACGAGATTTGCTCAGTATTGAGTTTGAAATTGACGGATTTCTGGGTATCCAGTAGCCATAACACATACCTGGTTGGAGATCAATTAGGAGGTTCAGCCAGCGCCAGTTCTATTGCCGAGGCTCTTCTCCGCGGATGCAGATGCATAGAACTTGATTGTCAGGACGGATCCGAAGAGCCTGTGCTCTGTCACGCTTGGAAGAACTGTCACTTGACAGGATCTGTGACGCTCCGTGAGGGACTTATCGCTATAAAAGAGGCTGCTTTTGAGAATAACAAATTACCTGTAATTTTATCCTTCGAAATGAACTGCTCAGATGATTTCAAATTCAAGACCTTTGAACTTGTTACCCAGATATTGGGCGATGAGCTGTTAACTTTGGACGACGATGACCCTATTGACATCGTTGTCCGTTGTGAGCTGGGCAGCTTGTTAAACAAGTTTATAATAAAGGCAAAACATAAATCATCTGATAGTACCTTTTTAGGTCCTGGAGAAACTGCCTGGCAATCTTTAATAACCCTAAGAGGCTTGGATATAGATAAACTcgaagataataaaatcgACTCAATTAAGCGTAACAGTGTGTTTGCTATTTCCGAGACTAAATTCCTTAAAATGTCCAAGGATCAATCTTTGATTACTGCTCTATCTGAACGTTGTTTTGTTCGTGTTTACCCTTCAGCAACAAGGCTTGCAAGTACCAATTTCTGTCCTTTAAAGCCTTGGTCCTATGGTGTTCAATTTGCAGCCTTAAACTTTCAATCTTACGACAGGTCAATGCTGATTAATCATGGGCGTTTCTACAATTCATTTGGCTATGTACCAAAATTTATCTACAAGAACTATTCAGATGATTTTGTTGAGCCCACAGAATCTAATAcaaatatcaaaaataGTGATAAGATTAATAATGACATAATGTTAACTTTACATGTTTTGAGTGGTTCTCAGTTACCAACTTCAACTGGATTTCAGAACCAAAATTACTCTAGTTCGTTCAGCAACGTGTTATATTCAATTGGTGAGCAGAATATGTTTCTGAATAAATCTAACTTGAATCTTCAAACTTTTGCAAAATTTAAGGAGAAGCGAAAACTTAAGCAGGCAATTAAAGAAGGTCTGGAGTTAGATGAGGAAGAATCTGGTGATACTACTCTGTTTAATGTGATTAATAAATCTGCTAAAACTGTTTTAGAGTACAAGCAGAAGGTTTGTCCATTTGTGGAAGTTTCTGTTGTTGGTGTTGATGAAACCACCTTCACTACGAAACCTGTAAACTTTAACACTTTTAATCCTGTCTGGTCTGATTCTAATCCAccttttatttttaaaatcgaGAATCCTAATCAGGCTATTGTTCTTTTTTACGTCAAACACTATGACAATATTTCCTCTGAAATTATAGGTCAGGCTGCTTTTCCAGTTAACAGGTTGAGGCCTGGCATACGTTGGGTTCAGTTATTGGACTCTAAGTTTATGGAAATAGAATGTTCAGGTTTATTAGTATACGTTGAGATGGAGCCATTACACAAAGATCAATAA
- a CDS encoding Tpr-related protein family member, putative (Tap349e08.q2ks7.cand.40 - score = 22.63;~9 probable transmembrane helices predicted for TA06955 by TMHMM2.0 at aa 19-41, 138-160, 170-192, 232-254, 292-314, 334-356, 417-439, 459-481 and 491-513), giving the protein MSTCPSCSDQAGVGQDQCVILNASYVFAGLAMMLNIRLSYSSAPYALIRFRLPENLFSVFVRRMASALELWCLPSMLLGNIMEYSLKGYYLNYYEKGNYATKDQHHYNLVENGKGGNSDDITNSDLLSARNIKNGVIIVPSIVTQWLNFITYVILLFVYIAGGDQGHLTTFYFVIAISGFVFGINMVLLYAVDWNYIPVYMVGENSFPIVTSFMHYVTTLIFGNRRKWNSDYLIACIDIGVAIIISLVAAVLWTLAYGIFTTTPKKAGTANTGDTLATYGHILTESFDNSTVRWIAIISPTLMVIVGMGLVYAIYPGIAPGMIVPFYLVDKIEMVLLIATFFPPVIVALLNRGVFSEGAKKYSPKSIYVYHSQDDNGMGGWRPYSEHVNIQDPGVPGQVPDFNCKTNAEANAVVHNWFWHLFDILIVIKISLAAIFIYSLHYRDSSLSRAIVNQPKMSTALSIIFYMCHEFLLALGFPGIIGNNGSTYVMLPAQYIGALFMIFLAFYSEGYIIEYKSHDPAHWPTTGMTKWNAFCYWCKRASKITIRILK; this is encoded by the coding sequence ATGTCAACGTGTCCTTCATGTAGTGATCAGGCTGGTGTTGGTCAGGATCAATGTGTGATACTTAATGCATCGTATGTATTTGCTGGACTTGCTATGATGCTTAACATTAGACTCTCATATAGTTCTGCTCCATATGCACTTATTAGATTCAGGTTACCTGAGAACCTGTTCAGTGTATTCGTTAGAAGAATGGCTAGTGCTTTGGAACTTTGGTGTCTGCCTAGCATGCTTCTGGGTAATATAATGGAATATTCCCTTAAAGGATACTATCTAAACTACTACGAGAAAGGCAACTACGCCACCAAAGACCAGCACCACTATAATCTCGTCGAGAATGGCAAAGGCGGCAACAGCGACGACATCACCAACAGTGACCTCTTATCTGCcagaaatattaagaaTGGTGTTATCATAGTTCCCTCAATCGTTACTCAGTGGTTAAACTTCATAACATATGTAATTCTATTGTTTGTCTATATAGCAGGTGGTGACCAAGGTCATCTAACTACATTCTACTTTGTGATTGCAATTTCTGGATTTGTTtttggtattaatatgGTACTATTGTATGCTGTGGACTGGAATTATATACCTGTCTATATGGTTGGTGAAAACTCATTTCCAATTGTAACCTCATTCATGCACTATGTTACTACGCTAATTTTTGGTAATCGGAGGAAATGGAACAGTGACTACCTAATTGCCTGCATTGACATTGGGGTCGCGATTATAATCTCACTGGTGGCAGCTGTTCTATGGACTCTAGCTTACGGCATCTTTACTACTACGCCAAAAAAGGCTGGTACTGCTAATACTGGTGATACTTTAGCTACTTATGGACACATTCTTACTGAAAGTTTTGATAATAGTACAGTTCGGTGGATAGCTATAATCTCACCTACTCTAATGGTAATTGTAGGTATGGGACTTGTTTATGCCATATATCCAGGTATCGCACCTGGTATGATTGTACCATTCTATCTTGTTGATAAGATCGAAATGGTACTTCTAATAGCTACATTCTTTCCACCAGTGATTGTAGCGCTTCTAAACAGAGGAGTATTTAGTGAAGGTGCTAAAAAGTACTCACCTAAATCCATATACGTGTACCACTCCCAAGATGACAATGGCATGGGCGGCTGGAGACCATACTCAGAACACGTAAACATACAAGACCCAGGAGTACCAGGACAAGTACCAGACTTCAACTGCAAAACCAATGCTGAAGCTAATGCTGTTGTTCATAATTGGTTCTGGCACTTGTTTGATATCTTGattgttattaaaatatccCTTGCCGccatattcatatattcaCTTCACTATAGGGATTCCTCACTATCTCGTGCAATTGTTAATCAACCTAAAATGTCCACTGCACTCagtattatattttatatgtgtcaCGAATTTTTGTTGGCTTTGGGGTTTCCAGGTATCATAGGTAATAATGGAAGTACCTACGTTATGCTACCAGCGCAATACATAGGAGCGCTATTTATGATATTTTTGGCCTTCTACTCAGAGGGATacattatagaatataaaagtcATGATCCGGCACATTGGCCAACAACGGGTATGACTAAATGGAACGCGTTCTGCTATTGGTGTAAAAGAGCCAGCAAAATAACAATTCGCATCctgaaataa
- a CDS encoding myosin, putative → MNVVYFYGEFNDIICNTYNKYILNFNKIFYYFCSVRSCMSLKLTSGTHIFVPCKEEVIFTLTLIKYDYIGDKEPHVFSTASDAYYGMLDGFCQSILISGESGAGKTESTKYVLKYLCSNLIRNKVNVDQYYLSTPQSNLDSDESVPNTARNNKAKNNKLQNNKPTENVEMKVLESNPLLESFGNAATLRNHNSSRYGKYIELQYLEESSERLKLIGATIQTYLLEKVRIAQQQAGERNYHIFHQLTAAFRKYGSKYTINFMDNTVNSKEENSNLENDSVWDLDLSNFEGEFRIVPNCKPIGNLDEDYDLEFFKENLRAMKTLGLDLEQVNVIFSIIATILHLTNIEFVLNVHCSEGAVVSNQQENSISKISQLLQVDESDLLNVLLTRSIKTVNEFYTKPKRVDEAIDTRDAIAKNMYSILFDFVVAVANSAVDSKQSEVDVSTGILDIFGFECFQLNSFEQLCINFTNETLQNFFNTCVFKYEQQLYTDEGITWNPLDFPDNQDCIDLFKLKIHRFDKVRTDQSSFIVNHFAGGVKYKIDGFLEKNKDRLSDDSIHFITNVKNDKIKLIFESLITSNQVPIHIYNSVTNSILLHNPNLTQLMKKRKTISTQFTTQLDQLMNKIGKTEPHFIRCIKPNQLNLPNIFQKNTVNEQLKYNTNSLVILISCLNNIYEILFNSLQELRNRSATVIQKTVRGYKQRKAYLECLHKIRTLQIYLKYKVRKIREHRRRRLLAAITIQSTFRMFMARAEYRAELAKWVRLQSLFRNIILRIEVRDKYVNNSATVIQSYFKAYLQRRYYKQLKSSAIKLQLKWRSILARNELKKLHQESKSLGTMIERNQILQEELKEDRMKMMDYESKVYQLQAKITSLKGQLERERNEKGLVIQEKEKLVSNNKDLVDKITHLENTNSKILNDLKMIKQFISKEISIPQRTTNNVREASPMSRIDSYQQLANTLNLYTLYGILGDDIGVSVLEIPGEYIDDDRTRGVLKNSYLIAVCFDPSSDRSIIECITMVKIIMSYVQLKYTSIVIVQNNLLLLEESKFQTDLSLIHKFAFENDILFVKVDNLLNFIKKTMPFIESKKSLRTILNIKKSSPKNVVRGKSITKSPIAFFYERFRNFLTGISSSGTQTRLLQATVAERESVKLPPLGLKRVATVSTYESAVTSVAVRSEEPTDQYVVVAVGRRNGSINIFHVHRTTVEHKLLNSSAKDDEELCNLLNGDVIYDENTKVVDYLTLKMHSKAVTCLTFSKLNVDELLSLSVDCTIRAWNVLTGELIKVFNDSYPGLSIQFHPLQPNYFLSCNSNPTLRIVDYNEGTVIQKTKIKSEIRCLIFDDTRLNVLAGTERGSISVYESHSNIYNVNNNHVALPLRSCYTKYGGGWCVSGSEDRNILIFSMSDENIPFSIPFHNGPVVCTAVNQSDTVLVTTDSKGVVAFWRRTFHVKS, encoded by the exons ATGAACGTTGTTTATTTCTATGGGGAATTTAATGATATTATATGTAACacatataataaatatattttaaattttaataaaatattttattatttttgtagTGTAAGAAGTTGTATGT ctttaaaattaacctCTGGAACACATATCTTCGTTCCCTGCAAAGAAGAAGTAATTTTTACACta ACTCTGATAAAATATGATTATATTGGAGATAAGGAACCACATGTATTTAGTACAGCTAGTGACGCATATTACGGAATGCTTGACGGGTTTTGCCAGAGTATCCTAATCTCAGGTGAGTCAGGAGCAGGGAAAACTGAATCAACCAAATACGTACTCAAGTACCTCTGCTCGAACCTTATACGCAATAAGGTGAATGTAGACCAGTACTATCTTAGTACGCCACAATCAAATCTAGACTCTGACGAATCAGTCCCAAATACAGCCCGCAATAATAAAGcaaaaaataacaaattacaaaataataaaccTACAGAAAATGTTGAGATGAAGGTGTTGGAAAGCAACCCATTGCTTGAAAGTTTTGGTAACGCAGCAACACTGAGGAACCATAACTCGAGTCGTTATGGTAAGTACATAGAACTTCAGTACCTGGAAGAATCGTCAGAAAGACTTAAGCTAATAGGAGCAACAATCCAAACATATTTACTAGAAAAAGTTAGAATTGCACAACAACAAGCTGGAGAACGaaattatcatatttttcatcaattaACAGCTGCATTCCGTAAATACGGGAGTAAATACACAATTAACTTTATGGATAATACAGTAAATAGTAAAGAAGAGAATTCTAACTTAGAAAATGATTCAGTTTGGGATCTAGATTTGAGTAACTTTGAAGGAGAATTCAGAATAGTGCCAAATTGTAAACCAATAGGAAATTTAGATGAAGATTATGATTTGGAGTTTTTTAAAGAGAATCTTAGAGCCATGAAGACATTGGGGTTGGATCTAGAACAAGTGAATGTAATATTCTCAATTATAGCCACAATACTACATTTGACTAATATTGAGTTTGTTCTGAACGTACACTGTTCAGAAGGCGCAGTGGTCTCAAATCAGCAAGAGAATAGCATTTCTAAGATTTCTCAACTTTTACAGGTTGACGAAAGTGACCTTTTGAACGTGCTTTTGACCCGAAGCATTAAGACCGTTAATGAGTTTTACACAAAGCCAAAGCGTGTGGATGAGGCGATAGATACGAGAGACGCAATTGCAAAGAACATGTACAGCATTTTGTTTGATTTCGTAGTAGCGGTGGCAAACTCTGCAGTGGATTCGAAACAGTCAGAGGTAGATGTATCCACAGGGATTCTTGATATTTTCGGTTTCGAGTGTTTTCAGCTCAATTCCTTTGAGCAGCTGTGTATAAACTTTACCAACGAAACTCTACAGAATTTCTTTAATACATGCGTCTTCAAGTATGAGCAACAACTTTATACAGATGAAGGAATCACTTGGAATCCACTGGATTTTCCAGATAATCAGGACTGCATTGACCTGtttaaattgaaaatacAT AGGTTTGATAAGGTTAGAACTGACCAGAGTAGTTTTATTGTGAACCACTTTGCGGGAGGCGTTAAGTATAAAATTGACGGCTTCCTAGAGAAGAACAAGGACAGACTCTCAGACGACTCCATTCACTTTATCACTAACGTTAAAAACGATAAAATCAAACTCATCTTCGAGTCACTCATTACATCCAACCAGGTACCGatacatatttataattcagTTACTAACTCAATCCTATTACATAATCCT aATTTGACACAGTTGATGAAAAAGAGGAAGACTATATCAACCCAGTTCACAACCCAGTTGGATCAGCTGATGAATAAAATAGGCAAAACTGAGCCTCATTTCATACGTTGCATAAAGCCGAATCAGTTAAACTTGCCAAATATCTTCCAAAAAAACACAGTCAACGAACAACTCAAGTATAATACAAACTCGCTAgttatattaattagttgttt aaataaCATATATGAAATCCTGTTTAACTCGTTGCAAGAGTTGAGAAATAGAAGTGCAACGGTGATTCAGAAGACAGTGAGAGGATATAAGCAACGTAAAGCGTATCTGGAGTGTCTACACAAGATAAGAACTCTGCAGATATACTTGAAGTATAAAGTGAGGAAGATCCGGGAACACAGAAGAAGGCGTCTATTGGCCGCAATAACTATCCAGTCTACATTCAGAATGTTCATGGCACGAGCTGAGTACAGGGCTGAGTTGGCCAAGTGGGTTCGCCTGCAGAGTCTTTTCCGAAATATTATCCTGAGAATCGAAGTCAGGGATAAATACGTCAACAATTCGGCGACTGTGATCCAGAGCTACTTTAAAGCGTACTTGCAGAGAAGGTACTACAAGCAGCTGAAGTCAAGCGCAATCAAGTTGCAACTTAAGTGGAGATCAATACTGGCAAGAAATGAGCTTAAAAAGCTACATCAGGAATCTAAATCACTAG GAACTATGATTGAGAGGAATCAAATATTGCAAGAAGAGTTGAAGGAAGATAGGATGAAGATGATGGATTATGAGTCGAAGGTGTATCAGTTGCAGGCAAAGATCACAAGCCTAAAAGGACAACTCGAGAGAGAACGTAATGAGAAGGGGTTGGTGATCCAGGAAAAGGAGAAACTAGTGTCTAATAATAAGGACCTGGTGGACAAGATTACGCACCTGGAGAACACAAACTCGAAGATACTAAACGACCTCAAGATGATTAAGCAGTTTATATCGAAAGAAATTTCAATTCCACAACGTACTACAAATA ATGTGAGAGAAGCATCTCCGATGTCGAGAATTGATTCATACCAACAGCTGGCCAACACT ttaaatttatacacaCTTTATGGTATTTTAGGTGATGATATTGGAGTGAGTGTACTGGAAATTCCAGGAGAATACATAGACGATGATAGGACGCGTGGTGTTCTTAAGAACAGTTATTTGATTGCTGTCTGCTTTGATCCGAGTTCTGACAGATCCATTATCGAGTGCATAACAATGGTCAAGATCATTATGTCTTACGTCCAGCTCAAGTACACATCAATAGTCATAGTGcaaaacaatttattattgcTTGAAGAATCCAAATTTCAAACTGATTTATCACTAATACATAAATTTG CATTTGAGaatgatattttatttgtcaaggttgataatttattaaactttatAAAGAAAACCATGCCCTTTATCGAGTCTAAAAAGAGTCTCAGAACCATCCTTAACATCAAGAAATCATCACCCAAAA ATGTGGTGAGAGGAAAGAGTATAACCAAGAGTCCCATAGCATTTTTCTATGAGCGATTCCGTAACTTTTTGACTGGAATCAGTTCCTCTGGAACTCAAACCAGGCTACTTCAGGCCACAGTGGCTGAGCGTGAGAGTGTGAAGCTGCCTCCTCTGGGTCTGAAGAGAGTAGCAACAGTGTCAACCTACGAGAGCGCAGTCACTTCAGTGGCTGTAAGATCAGAAGAACCGACAGATCAGTACGTGGTAGTGGCGGTGGGAAGACGTAATGgatcaattaatatatttcacGTTCATCGTACTACTGTTGAACATAAACTTCTCAACTCCAGTGCAAA GGATGATGAAGAATTGTGCAATTTATTGAATGGTGATGTGATTTATGACGAAAACACTAAGGTGGTTGATTATTTGACTCTTAAAATGCACTCCAAGGCTGTTACTTGTCTCACTTTCTCAAAGCTTAACGTTGATGAGCTTCTTTCACTTTCTGTAGACTGCACTATCAGGGCCTGGAACGTCTTGACTGGAGAGCTGATCAAGGTTTTCAACGACTCGTATCCTGGACTCAGTATTCAGTTCCACCCACTTCAGCCTAACTATTTTCTATCTTGCAATTCCAATCCAACTCTAAGGATCGTAGACTACAATGAAGGAACg GTGATTCAAAAGACTAAGATAAAGAGTGAAATAAGATGTTTGATATTTGATGACACGAGGTTGAATGTCTTGGCTGGTACTGAACGCGGATCAATTTCAGTCTACGAATCTCATTCCAACAT ATATAATGTGAATAATAATCATGTGGCATTGCCTTTGAGATCATGTTATACAAAGTATGGCGGTGGATGGTGCGTGAGTGGTTCTGAGGACAGGAACatcttaatattttctatgTCAGACGAGAACATTCCCTTCTCAATTCCCTTCCACAACGGCCCAGTTGTCTGCACTGCCGTCAACCAGAGCGACACTGTCCTCGTCACTACCGACTCCAAAGGAGTGGTAGCTTTTTGGCGGAGGACTTTTCACGTTAAatcctaa